The Sphingomonas bisphenolicum genome includes the window CGCCTGTCCCGGATAGCTGGTGCGGATGATGACCTGCGTGTCGGAGAGGTCCGGTAGCGCGTCGATCGCGGTTGATCGCACCGCCCAGACACCCACGCCGATAAGGGCCAATACACCGATCAGGACGAAGAAGCGGTTCCTGACCGACCAGCGGATGAGATGGGCGATCACTGCCCCGCCACCTTCGCCATGCGCCGCACGGTCGGTCCGGCCGGCGGTTGATCGAACCCGAAACGGACACGATCGCCCGTCTTCAGGCCCCGCGCGACGTTCGGATTGGGAAGCTGGAAGGTCATCGTCATCGCCGGCCAGCCAATCGCCGGCACCGGCTCGTGGCTCAGCGTCACCGAATTGGCGGTAAGCTGCTCGATTTTGCCTACGGTCTCGTAGAGCGCGGCCGTAGCTGCGCGTTTGCCAACTGCCATCGGCACACCGCCACCGATCGGCCGTGCCTGCACGCCGGAAAGACTAGCCTCGGAGTCGATCAGGAATTGGCCCGAAGCGATGACCTTCTCGCCTTCGGAGAGCCCAGCGAGGATCTCGGTGTCGTCCCCGGATTCCCTGCCGGTTTGCACCTCGGCCGGCCGGTAGCGGCCCTTATCTAGCGCAAGCATCACCAAGGTCCGCTTGCCGGTGCGGATCAGCGCCTCGGAGGGTACGAGCAATGCTGGCTGTGCGCTGCCGCCGAACGACACGGTTGCGAACATGCCCGGGCGCAGACGACCACCACGATTGGGTAGTTCGATCCGCACGGTGAGCGTCCGGCTGTCGGCCTGCGTCGTAGGCAGGATCGCCGAGACACGGCCCGACAATGTCTCGCCGGGGAATGCGGCAAGCGTGGCCTGCACGGTTTGTCCGGGCTTGAGCGGTCCCGCGATGGCTTCGGGCACGGCAGCATTGAGCCAGACCGTGCCAAGGCCGTTGACCTCGGCAAGCGTCTGTCCTGCCGTCATCGTCATGCCGGCCCGCACATCTAACGTCTTGATAACGCCGCCGGTTGGCGTGGAAATCGTGATGACATTGTGCGGCCGACCCGTTCGCTCGACCGACGCGACCGTACCAGACGGCATGCCAAGCAGTATGAGCCGCTGGCGCGCTGCCTGTATCAAAGCCGCGCTCCCGGTGCGGCGGACCGCCAGGAACTCGGCCTGTGCGCCACCCCATTCGGGAACGAGCAGGTCGGCGAGTGGGGCACCGGCGCCAATGATGTCGCCGGGCGCCCGGGCATAGACCCTTTGAACGAACCCGCCAGCGCGCGCCTGGACGATCGCGACATCGCGCTGGTTGAAGTCGATCGTGCCGGTGGCGGTTAGGCTGCTGGTCAGTTGTCCCCGTCGTACGGCGACCGCGCGCAGCCCCAGCGTTTGGGACGCAGCGGGATCGATGCGGATGCCCGGCGCGTTGCCGCCGCCTTCATCGGCATATTTGGGGATG containing:
- a CDS encoding efflux RND transporter periplasmic adaptor subunit, translated to MSLEISPRARLGLAAAALALVAGGAGYGIAHLGGSETAPTQTADSGRKVLYWYDPMVPQEHYNNPDTLSSMGMKTIPKYADEGGGNAPGIRIDPAASQTLGLRAVAVRRGQLTSSLTATGTIDFNQRDVAIVQARAGGFVQRVYARAPGDIIGAGAPLADLLVPEWGGAQAEFLAVRRTGSAALIQAARQRLILLGMPSGTVASVERTGRPHNVITISTPTGGVIKTLDVRAGMTMTAGQTLAEVNGLGTVWLNAAVPEAIAGPLKPGQTVQATLAAFPGETLSGRVSAILPTTQADSRTLTVRIELPNRGGRLRPGMFATVSFGGSAQPALLVPSEALIRTGKRTLVMLALDKGRYRPAEVQTGRESGDDTEILAGLSEGEKVIASGQFLIDSEASLSGVQARPIGGGVPMAVGKRAATAALYETVGKIEQLTANSVTLSHEPVPAIGWPAMTMTFQLPNPNVARGLKTGDRVRFGFDQPPAGPTVRRMAKVAGQ